From a single Halovulum dunhuangense genomic region:
- a CDS encoding substrate-binding domain-containing protein: MRNAIRSAALGLAVALTGLPAAAQEFITLASTTSTENSGLFGHILPMFQKATGIAVRVVAQGTGQALETARRGDVDVVFVHARAAEEQFVAEGHGVARIEVMYNDFVIVGPAADPAGIRGADSAAAAMAAIAGAGASFASRGDDSGTHVAEMALWAAAGIDPAGDWYLETGSGMGATLNTAAQVPAYALTDRGTWISFENRGGLAIGFEGDPALFNPYGVILVNPEKHPHVKAKAGQAFIDWLISDEGQAAIAGFQLNGEQLFFPNAR; this comes from the coding sequence ATGCGCAATGCGATCCGTTCCGCCGCCTTAGGACTTGCGGTGGCGCTGACCGGCCTGCCGGCGGCGGCGCAGGAGTTCATAACCCTGGCCTCGACCACCTCGACAGAGAATTCGGGGCTGTTCGGGCATATCCTGCCGATGTTCCAGAAGGCGACGGGGATCGCGGTGCGCGTGGTGGCGCAGGGCACCGGGCAGGCGCTGGAGACGGCCCGGCGCGGCGATGTGGACGTGGTGTTCGTCCATGCCCGTGCCGCCGAGGAGCAGTTCGTGGCCGAGGGCCATGGCGTGGCGCGCATCGAGGTGATGTACAACGACTTCGTCATCGTGGGGCCAGCCGCGGACCCCGCGGGCATCCGCGGCGCGGACAGCGCGGCCGCCGCCATGGCGGCCATCGCCGGGGCGGGCGCGTCGTTCGCCTCGCGCGGGGATGACAGCGGCACGCATGTGGCCGAAATGGCGCTGTGGGCCGCGGCCGGGATCGACCCGGCGGGCGACTGGTACCTGGAAACCGGGTCGGGCATGGGGGCCACGCTGAACACCGCGGCGCAGGTTCCGGCCTATGCGCTGACCGACCGCGGCACCTGGATCAGCTTCGAGAACCGGGGCGGCCTGGCGATCGGGTTCGAGGGCGACCCGGCCCTGTTCAACCCCTATGGCGTGATCCTGGTCAACCCGGAGAAGCACCCGCATGTGAAGGCCAAGGCCGGGCAGGCCTTCATCGACTGGCTGATCTCGGACGAGGGCCAGGCGGCGATCGCGGGCTTCCAGCTGAACGGGGAGCAGCTGTTCTTCCCGAACGCGCGGTAG
- a CDS encoding Ldh family oxidoreductase — protein sequence MTGERLHQGELEALARAVLQGCGVPEGPAADCAQVLAMADMMRLHTHGLSRLLSYGARLKSGGIDPQAEFAVEALAPAIRRIRGNNGLGPALGMLGLREAMAAAREAGIGMALVAGSNHFGPIAPYAWLAAQEGFASLIASNASTTIAPSGGSDARLGNNPMGFGFPNPDGDPIILDMAMSVAARAKIRDAARAGKPIPEGWATDAGGRPTTDPNAALKGFLLPLGGYKGYGLSLCVDMLTGLLSGAAYLTHVKSWVDEPEAAQNLGHAFVLIDTARLMPRADLATRMGDFADILHASPPVDPDHPVMVPGEREMRHFHAARANGVALPEDLLATLRQMAG from the coding sequence ATGACGGGCGAGAGGCTGCATCAGGGGGAACTGGAGGCGCTGGCGCGCGCCGTGCTGCAAGGTTGCGGCGTGCCGGAGGGACCGGCGGCGGATTGCGCGCAGGTGCTGGCGATGGCCGACATGATGCGGCTGCACACGCATGGGCTGTCGCGGCTGCTGTCCTATGGCGCGCGGCTGAAATCGGGCGGCATCGACCCGCAGGCGGAATTCGCGGTCGAGGCGCTGGCCCCCGCGATCCGGCGCATCCGGGGCAACAACGGGCTGGGCCCCGCGCTGGGGATGCTGGGCCTGCGCGAGGCGATGGCGGCCGCGCGCGAGGCGGGGATCGGCATGGCGCTGGTCGCCGGGTCCAACCATTTCGGGCCCATCGCCCCCTATGCCTGGCTTGCGGCGCAGGAGGGGTTCGCGTCGCTGATCGCGTCCAATGCGTCCACGACCATCGCGCCGTCGGGCGGCAGCGATGCGCGGCTGGGCAACAACCCGATGGGCTTCGGCTTTCCCAACCCGGACGGCGATCCGATCATCCTGGACATGGCGATGTCGGTGGCGGCGCGGGCCAAGATCCGGGACGCCGCCAGGGCCGGCAAGCCGATCCCCGAGGGATGGGCCACGGATGCGGGCGGGCGGCCCACCACCGATCCCAACGCGGCGCTGAAGGGGTTCCTGCTGCCGCTCGGCGGCTACAAGGGCTACGGACTGTCGCTGTGCGTGGACATGCTGACCGGGCTTCTGTCGGGGGCCGCGTATCTGACCCATGTGAAATCCTGGGTGGACGAGCCGGAGGCGGCGCAGAACCTGGGCCATGCCTTCGTGCTGATCGACACCGCCCGGCTGATGCCGCGCGCGGATCTTGCGACGCGGATGGGGGATTTCGCCGATATCCTGCATGCAAGCCCGCCGGTGGACCCCGACCATCCCGTGATGGTGCCGGGCGAGCGGGAGATGCGGCATTTCCATGCCGCGCGGGCGAATGGCGTGGCGCTGCCCGAGGATCTGCTGGCGACCCTGCGGCAGATGGCGGGCTGA
- a CDS encoding GntR family transcriptional regulator produces MTQLPETVIVDSILDAIADQRLKAGTKLGEQALSDLFSCNRAQVRRALATLTAHHVVDHQPNRGAFVATPTAKEARDVFQARRTVEATIARNAVLNATEDDIAALRAHVAAERALPGGDSRPEAIRASRAFHLMLARLGGNSVLEQYLSDLTLRSSLILGLYARAKASLCADDEHARIVDAIAARDAKTAAHLVEEHLRHIEQGIEFTDTPPQTGLLSGILRPGA; encoded by the coding sequence ATGACCCAGTTGCCCGAAACCGTGATCGTGGACAGCATCCTCGACGCCATCGCCGACCAGCGGCTGAAGGCCGGGACCAAGCTGGGCGAACAGGCGCTAAGCGACTTGTTTTCCTGCAATCGCGCCCAGGTGCGCCGGGCGCTGGCGACGCTGACCGCGCATCACGTCGTGGACCACCAGCCCAACCGCGGCGCCTTTGTCGCGACCCCCACCGCGAAAGAGGCGCGCGACGTGTTCCAGGCCCGCCGCACGGTCGAGGCGACCATTGCGCGCAACGCAGTCCTGAACGCGACCGAGGACGATATCGCCGCCCTCAGGGCCCATGTCGCGGCCGAGCGCGCGCTGCCCGGGGGCGACAGCCGCCCCGAGGCGATTCGCGCCTCCCGCGCCTTTCACCTGATGCTGGCGCGCCTCGGCGGCAATTCGGTGCTGGAACAGTACCTGTCCGACCTGACCCTGCGCAGCTCGCTGATCCTGGGGCTCTACGCGCGGGCCAAGGCCTCGCTCTGCGCCGATGACGAACACGCGCGCATCGTCGATGCCATCGCCGCGCGCGACGCCAAGACCGCCGCCCACCTGGTCGAGGAACACCTGCGCCACATAGAGCAGGGCATCGAGTTCACCGACACCCCGCCGCAGACCGGACTTCTGTCGGGGATCCTGCGCCCCGGCGCCTGA
- a CDS encoding aspartate/glutamate racemase family protein: MKIAVINPNATESMTRKIAVAARAAAASGVTIEARTGIGAPASIEGHHDEAMAVPALLAQVREAEAAGVDGIVVACFDDPGIGACRELATGPVIGICEAAVKAASMIATSFTVVTTLPRSVPIIEEMVRRYGLSHQCRRVRSAAIPVLALEEPGSNARFLVRDEILRAVEEDRCEAVVLGCAGMSDLARWLSEETGVPVIDGVTTATKFVEALVGAGLKTSKIGAYAAPNPK, from the coding sequence ATGAAGATCGCCGTCATCAACCCCAACGCGACGGAAAGCATGACCCGGAAGATCGCCGTCGCCGCCCGGGCCGCCGCAGCGTCGGGCGTCACGATCGAGGCGCGCACCGGGATCGGCGCGCCCGCCTCGATCGAGGGGCATCACGACGAGGCGATGGCGGTGCCCGCGTTGCTGGCACAGGTGCGCGAGGCCGAGGCGGCTGGCGTGGACGGCATCGTGGTCGCCTGTTTCGACGATCCGGGCATCGGCGCCTGCCGCGAGCTTGCCACCGGGCCGGTCATCGGCATCTGCGAGGCGGCGGTGAAGGCGGCGAGCATGATCGCCACGTCCTTCACGGTGGTGACCACCCTGCCCCGGTCGGTCCCCATCATCGAGGAAATGGTCCGCCGCTACGGGCTGTCGCACCAGTGCCGCCGGGTGCGGTCAGCCGCGATCCCGGTGCTGGCGCTGGAGGAGCCCGGCTCGAACGCGCGCTTCCTGGTGCGCGACGAGATCCTGCGCGCCGTCGAGGAGGACCGCTGCGAGGCGGTGGTGCTGGGCTGCGCGGGCATGTCGGACCTGGCCCGCTGGCTGAGCGAGGAAACCGGCGTGCCGGTGATCGACGGCGTGACCACGGCCACGAAATTCGTCGAGGCGCTGGTCGGCGCGGGCCTGAAGACCAGCAAGATCGGCGCCTATGCGGCGCCCAATCCGAAGTAG
- a CDS encoding NCS1 family transporter, with translation MTTTDNYELAAMDHHAPETVLEKGLGEESLAPQETRIMDQWSYLFAWLGGCVSIGTFTIGSGLVGTLNLLQVVVAIAIGCTVIGVALMINGAAGHKYGIPFMVQARSAFGFGGARIPALVRSVPAIVWYGFQSWIGAGALNLVSATLFGYDNMIVFFIGFQALQILLSVLGFHGIKWLENIGAVFIVGALVYMFFSVIGKYGDEISTNLINVEGTWGAPFWGATMLFLGIYSTMMLNVSDYSRELRHEVGRVRQVAIYANSILPATLFMGLIGLMVSGATGEVDPIKVFSSAVDNKPLLVITLLFIAFAQVTTNILNNVVPPAYALMDTFKLSFRTSAVIVGLLAFATFPWELVKDESAAGLSLFIQTYSAFLGPIFAILVVDYYVLRRQTLDLDKLYDETGAYSGFNPAALIAMAVGVVAALTFSGVSWYASLIPAGLTYWLLMRHLPAARRFMG, from the coding sequence ATGACAACGACCGACAACTACGAATTGGCGGCAATGGACCATCATGCGCCCGAGACGGTGCTGGAGAAGGGGCTGGGCGAGGAATCGCTCGCCCCGCAGGAGACGCGGATCATGGACCAGTGGTCCTATCTGTTCGCCTGGCTGGGCGGCTGCGTGTCCATCGGGACCTTTACCATCGGCTCTGGCCTGGTGGGCACGCTGAACCTGCTCCAGGTGGTGGTGGCCATCGCAATCGGCTGCACGGTGATCGGGGTCGCGCTGATGATCAACGGCGCGGCCGGGCACAAGTACGGCATCCCCTTCATGGTGCAGGCGCGGTCCGCCTTCGGCTTCGGCGGCGCGCGGATCCCGGCGCTGGTGCGCTCGGTCCCGGCGATCGTGTGGTACGGCTTCCAGAGCTGGATCGGGGCGGGGGCGCTGAACCTGGTCTCGGCGACGCTGTTCGGCTATGACAACATGATCGTGTTCTTCATCGGCTTCCAGGCGTTGCAGATCCTGCTGTCGGTGCTGGGCTTCCACGGCATCAAGTGGCTGGAGAACATCGGCGCCGTCTTCATCGTGGGCGCGCTGGTCTACATGTTCTTCAGCGTGATCGGCAAATACGGCGACGAGATCAGCACCAACCTGATCAATGTCGAGGGCACCTGGGGCGCGCCGTTCTGGGGGGCGACCATGCTGTTCCTGGGCATCTATTCCACGATGATGCTGAACGTGTCGGATTATTCCCGCGAGTTGCGCCACGAGGTCGGGCGCGTGCGGCAGGTGGCGATCTATGCCAACTCGATCCTGCCCGCGACGCTGTTCATGGGGCTTATCGGGCTGATGGTGTCGGGCGCCACCGGCGAGGTCGATCCGATCAAGGTCTTCTCGAGCGCGGTGGACAACAAGCCGCTGCTGGTCATCACGCTGCTGTTCATCGCCTTCGCGCAGGTGACGACGAACATCCTGAACAACGTGGTGCCGCCCGCCTATGCGCTGATGGACACCTTCAAGCTGAGTTTCCGCACATCGGCGGTGATCGTGGGGCTGCTGGCCTTCGCCACCTTCCCGTGGGAACTGGTCAAGGACGAGTCCGCCGCAGGCCTGAGCCTGTTCATCCAGACCTACAGCGCCTTTCTCGGGCCGATCTTCGCGATCCTGGTGGTGGATTACTACGTCCTGCGCCGGCAGACGCTGGACCTGGACAAGCTGTACGACGAGACCGGGGCGTATTCCGGGTTCAACCCCGCGGCGCTGATCGCGATGGCGGTGGGCGTCGTGGCGGCGCTGACCTTTTCGGGGGTGTCGTGGTATGCAAGCCTGATCCCGGCGGGGCTGACCTACTGGCTTCTGATGCGGCACCTGCCGGCGGCGCGGCGCTTCATGGGCTGA
- a CDS encoding c-type cytochrome, whose product MKPMIPGLTAAALMLAAGTGAAQDGAALYMEHCAACHGASLEGQPDWQSRGPDGRFPAPPHDASGHTWHHGDGMLIDYITRGGQAVLDDMGVAFASGMPGFGEVLGQDEIVAILDHIKESWPEAIRRVQEARTAAEAGN is encoded by the coding sequence ATGAAACCGATGATCCCCGGACTGACCGCCGCGGCGCTGATGCTGGCGGCAGGCACGGGCGCGGCGCAGGATGGCGCGGCGCTTTACATGGAGCATTGCGCCGCCTGCCATGGCGCGTCGCTGGAGGGGCAGCCGGACTGGCAGAGCCGCGGCCCCGACGGGCGCTTTCCCGCGCCGCCCCATGACGCGAGCGGCCACACCTGGCACCACGGCGACGGAATGCTGATCGACTACATCACCCGCGGCGGGCAGGCGGTGCTGGACGACATGGGCGTCGCATTCGCATCCGGCATGCCCGGCTTCGGCGAGGTGCTGGGCCAGGACGAGATCGTGGCCATCCTGGACCACATCAAGGAAAGCTGGCCGGAGGCGATCCGCCGCGTGCAGGAGGCGCGCACGGCGGCAGAGGCCGGAAACTAG
- the cueR gene encoding Cu(I)-responsive transcriptional regulator, translated as MNIGDAAEASGVPAKTIRYYEDIGLIRPARDTNGYRAFRQSDVHKLAFLGRARALGFSIEECRALLGLYEDESRASEDVKKLAQAHLARIDAKIRELQSMRATLGTLVAGCAGDHRPDCPILADLARDAAQS; from the coding sequence ATGAACATCGGGGATGCGGCCGAAGCGTCCGGCGTGCCGGCCAAGACGATCCGCTATTACGAGGATATCGGCCTGATCCGGCCCGCCCGCGACACCAACGGCTACCGCGCCTTCCGGCAATCGGACGTGCACAAGCTGGCCTTTCTGGGCCGGGCGCGGGCGCTGGGCTTCAGCATCGAGGAGTGCCGCGCGCTGCTCGGTCTCTACGAGGATGAAAGCCGCGCCAGCGAGGACGTGAAGAAACTCGCCCAGGCGCATCTGGCCCGGATCGACGCCAAGATCAGGGAACTGCAATCCATGCGCGCCACGCTTGGCACGCTGGTCGCCGGTTGCGCCGGCGATCACCGGCCCGACTGCCCGATCCTTGCCGACCTGGCGCGGGACGCGGCGCAGTCCTAG
- a CDS encoding heavy metal translocating P-type ATPase, with protein sequence MSAGSERILRLRVTGMTCASCVGRVERALSSLPGVSRAEVNLATESARIAGTPDIAAVLERLAETGYPAAEEETALSVTGMTCASCVGRVERALRAVPGVTAASVNLATETATIRHAAVPDLPARLIVAIAEAGYQAEPRGGRTEDARAEEKSREIADLGRQTLIAGALTLPVFVLEMGSHLIPAMHDLVMTRIGMWQSWVLQFVLTTLVLAGPGRRFYRLGLPALAKRAPDMNSLVAVGTLAAWGFSVVSTFAPGLLPPGSAAVYYEAAAVIVTLILLGRFLEARAKGRTGAAIARLVGLQPRTARVERDGAVSDIAIESIRQGDIVHVRPGERIPVDGAVIRGDSFVDESMITGEPVPVEKAEGAEVTGGTVNGTGALVFRATRVGRDTMLAQIIRMVQDAQGAKLPIQGLVDRITLYFVPAVMAAALLTLVVWLAIGPEPRLSHALVAAVAVLIIACPCAMGLATPTSIMVGTGRAADMGVLFRKGDALQSLHEVGVIALDKTGTLTEGRPELVALDLAPGQDEETVLRLVAAVEAASEHPVAAAIERAARGRGLDLPQATGFRSHTGFGVSATVEGRAILIGAERLMTREGVTLGALSEQATARARKGQTVLFAAIDGKAAALIAVADRLKPSTPEAIAALKRMGLRVAMITGDGRATADAIAAELGLDQVVAEVLPDGKVAALHDLRAGGARLAYVGDGINDAPALAAADVGIAIGTGTDVAIESADVVLMSGDLRGVVNALEVSRRTIRNIRENLFWAFAYNVALIPVAAGVLYPVTGLLLSPVLAAGAMAMSSVFVLSNALRLRRIRPLMAELPRPGGGGGQTRLAPAE encoded by the coding sequence ATGTCAGCGGGCAGCGAACGCATCCTCCGCCTGCGCGTGACCGGCATGACCTGCGCCTCCTGCGTGGGCCGGGTCGAGCGTGCACTCTCCTCCCTGCCGGGCGTCAGCCGCGCCGAGGTGAACCTCGCAACCGAGAGTGCACGCATTGCCGGAACCCCCGACATTGCCGCGGTGCTCGAACGCCTTGCCGAGACGGGCTATCCCGCCGCCGAAGAGGAAACCGCGCTCAGCGTGACCGGCATGACCTGCGCCTCCTGCGTGGGCCGTGTCGAGCGGGCGCTCAGGGCGGTGCCCGGTGTCACCGCCGCCTCCGTCAACCTTGCGACCGAAACCGCCACCATCCGCCACGCCGCCGTCCCGGACCTGCCTGCCCGCCTGATCGTCGCCATCGCCGAGGCGGGCTACCAGGCGGAACCCCGCGGCGGCCGTACCGAGGACGCCCGCGCCGAGGAGAAGTCGCGCGAGATCGCCGATCTCGGCCGCCAGACCCTGATCGCGGGCGCGCTGACCCTGCCGGTCTTCGTGCTGGAAATGGGCAGCCACCTGATCCCCGCCATGCACGACCTGGTCATGACCCGCATCGGCATGTGGCAGTCCTGGGTGCTGCAATTCGTGCTGACCACGCTGGTGCTGGCCGGTCCGGGCCGGCGCTTCTACCGGCTCGGCCTGCCCGCCCTTGCGAAACGCGCGCCCGACATGAACAGCCTCGTCGCGGTGGGCACCCTGGCCGCCTGGGGCTTTTCCGTCGTCTCGACCTTTGCGCCCGGGCTTCTGCCGCCGGGCAGCGCCGCCGTCTATTACGAGGCGGCGGCGGTGATCGTCACGCTGATCCTGCTCGGCCGCTTCCTCGAGGCGCGCGCCAAGGGCCGCACCGGCGCCGCCATCGCGCGGCTGGTGGGGCTTCAGCCCCGCACCGCGCGGGTGGAACGCGACGGCGCCGTCTCGGACATCGCGATCGAGTCGATCCGCCAGGGCGACATCGTCCATGTCCGCCCCGGAGAGCGCATCCCCGTCGATGGCGCCGTCATCCGGGGCGACAGCTTCGTGGACGAGTCCATGATCACCGGCGAACCCGTCCCCGTGGAAAAGGCCGAGGGCGCCGAGGTGACAGGCGGGACCGTCAACGGCACCGGCGCGCTGGTGTTCCGCGCGACCCGCGTGGGCCGCGACACCATGCTCGCCCAGATCATCCGCATGGTGCAGGACGCGCAGGGCGCGAAGCTGCCCATACAGGGGCTGGTGGACCGCATCACGCTCTACTTCGTGCCGGCTGTGATGGCCGCGGCGCTGCTCACCCTCGTCGTCTGGCTGGCCATCGGCCCAGAGCCGCGCCTCTCGCACGCGCTGGTGGCGGCGGTCGCGGTCCTCATCATCGCCTGTCCCTGCGCCATGGGGCTGGCCACGCCCACCTCGATCATGGTGGGCACGGGACGCGCCGCCGACATGGGGGTGCTGTTCCGCAAGGGCGACGCGCTCCAGTCCCTGCACGAGGTGGGCGTGATCGCCCTCGACAAGACCGGCACCCTGACCGAAGGCCGCCCCGAACTGGTGGCGCTCGACCTCGCCCCCGGCCAGGACGAGGAAACCGTGCTGCGCCTTGTCGCGGCGGTCGAGGCGGCTTCGGAACACCCCGTCGCCGCCGCCATCGAACGCGCCGCGCGCGGCCGCGGTCTGGACCTGCCGCAGGCCACCGGCTTCCGGTCGCACACCGGCTTCGGCGTCTCGGCAACGGTCGAGGGCCGGGCGATCCTGATCGGGGCCGAGCGGCTGATGACCCGCGAGGGCGTCACCCTCGGCGCGCTTTCGGAACAGGCCACGGCGCGGGCGCGCAAGGGGCAGACGGTGCTTTTCGCCGCCATCGACGGGAAGGCCGCAGCCCTGATCGCCGTGGCCGATCGCCTCAAGCCCTCCACCCCCGAGGCGATTGCCGCGCTGAAACGCATGGGCCTGCGCGTCGCCATGATCACCGGCGACGGCCGCGCCACCGCCGACGCCATCGCGGCCGAGCTTGGCCTCGACCAGGTGGTGGCCGAGGTGCTGCCCGACGGCAAGGTGGCGGCCCTGCACGACCTGCGCGCGGGCGGCGCCCGGCTGGCTTATGTCGGCGACGGCATCAACGACGCGCCGGCGCTGGCCGCGGCGGATGTCGGCATCGCCATCGGCACCGGCACCGATGTCGCCATCGAAAGCGCCGACGTGGTGCTGATGTCGGGCGACCTGCGCGGCGTCGTGAACGCGCTGGAAGTCAGCCGCCGCACGATCCGCAACATCCGGGAAAACCTGTTCTGGGCCTTTGCCTACAACGTCGCCCTGATCCCGGTCGCGGCGGGCGTGCTCTACCCGGTCACGGGGCTGCTGCTGTCGCCGGTTCTGGCGGCGGGCGCCATGGCGATGTCGAGCGTGTTCGTGCTGTCGAACGCGCTGCGCCTGCGGCGGATCAGGCCGCTCATGGCCGAGTTGCCCCGCCCGGGTGGCGGTGGCGGGCAGACGCGCCTCGCGCCGGCGGAATGA
- a CDS encoding glycosyltransferase, translated as MMFRAFFERGGSHSGGDGAGGTKNQTDSDGPSAGLPQGRDSEADAQAQASDTDRHRAKDIFDDQTLSQLFAHAMPDATADADEERQDTPADRIARAAREAGAPQEAAASLLLMIARTQKEAGQTDLAISNYRLVLKLVPDPAAAFELAELLLPRGETEEAIALLRGAIADGTTENRAWLRLARALGAENRAAEALEIAADGHARFPQWAMMTLEYAAALHRVHRTQEAIAVLEGMLDHPRLGNGARIQLARIYFDTQRLEKVLDITAQVLERDPKHDGAAVLRFKALEKMHGPRTAVERLEEFLEGSADKSALVQAYGLGFKWLGEDGRIQDAYRLAQGLLNEPSLIAGKPGMSLLIARVALAAGDTESARRLALQAVYRLTPENMIAGLQRVLPDLLIDNPTPAKLDRILAALDSHPEVARAAQNRLSLESGDFDGYLKTTLGAESPGPKSAQELMSAFFTLTNQGEYEQAKELLKNYSGYDSFTDEQLQGVLEGSSLVNDDRLRAMLASRILVRMEHSNETDLVEILQFYVALSEGGVDEAVERILHLADEMKLTEKLVFFLLSYSDAIRAAITNAGTGHRFDCLLEKIATISDRRSNRVMLEIQRDMAQKLSRALGPTPDCLVTLLIPVHREQDLENIRQNVLRQTYSNMEVIVLPNGPLADGRKTQEVLGSMRSTRIVPVAHGTIGHILNSGMALAKGKYILRMDSDDTYLRNHVVNTVRILEGTKVDLVYKKSHFVHFEKIGRVYLISSGKYFDEGLGGTGGTQGFRTDIRERYQYCETVERSEDIIFAEKIMRDGGTVIAGDPFDYIMNRKADKSQHTWHASDFHLFGEPVLIGTSEDIMGLSKDVI; from the coding sequence ATGATGTTTCGTGCGTTTTTTGAGCGTGGCGGGTCCCATTCTGGTGGCGACGGCGCGGGTGGAACCAAGAACCAGACCGATTCGGATGGACCGTCAGCGGGACTTCCGCAGGGCCGGGACAGCGAAGCCGACGCGCAAGCCCAGGCAAGCGACACGGATCGGCACCGCGCAAAGGATATCTTCGACGACCAGACGCTGAGCCAGCTGTTCGCGCATGCGATGCCGGATGCCACGGCCGATGCCGATGAAGAGCGGCAGGACACGCCCGCGGACCGGATTGCCCGCGCCGCCCGCGAGGCCGGCGCGCCGCAGGAGGCGGCGGCGTCGCTGCTGCTGATGATCGCGCGCACCCAGAAGGAAGCCGGCCAGACAGACCTGGCCATCAGCAACTACCGGCTGGTGCTGAAGCTGGTCCCGGACCCCGCCGCCGCCTTCGAACTGGCGGAGCTGCTGCTGCCGCGCGGCGAGACCGAAGAGGCGATAGCCCTTCTGCGCGGCGCCATCGCGGACGGCACCACGGAAAACCGCGCCTGGCTGCGGCTGGCCCGCGCCCTTGGCGCCGAGAACCGCGCCGCGGAGGCCTTGGAAATCGCGGCGGACGGGCACGCCCGGTTTCCCCAGTGGGCAATGATGACGCTGGAATACGCAGCCGCGCTGCACCGCGTGCACCGGACACAGGAGGCGATTGCGGTGCTGGAGGGGATGTTGGACCATCCCCGCCTGGGCAATGGCGCGCGCATACAGCTGGCAAGGATCTACTTCGATACCCAGCGGCTCGAAAAGGTGCTCGACATCACGGCACAGGTATTGGAGCGCGACCCGAAGCACGACGGCGCTGCGGTCCTGAGGTTCAAGGCACTGGAAAAGATGCACGGCCCGCGGACCGCTGTCGAAAGGCTGGAGGAATTCCTCGAAGGTTCTGCGGACAAGTCTGCCCTGGTGCAGGCCTATGGTCTTGGGTTCAAATGGCTTGGCGAAGATGGGCGAATCCAGGACGCGTACAGACTGGCGCAAGGCCTGCTGAACGAGCCGTCGCTCATCGCCGGCAAACCGGGAATGTCCCTGCTGATCGCAAGGGTCGCCCTTGCTGCGGGCGATACTGAAAGTGCGCGGCGCCTGGCGCTTCAAGCCGTCTATCGCCTGACCCCGGAAAACATGATCGCGGGGCTTCAACGGGTTCTACCGGACCTGTTGATCGACAATCCCACCCCGGCAAAGCTCGACAGGATCCTGGCGGCGCTGGACTCTCACCCGGAGGTGGCGAGGGCCGCGCAGAACCGACTCAGCCTCGAGTCCGGCGACTTTGACGGGTACCTGAAGACAACACTCGGCGCGGAGAGCCCGGGCCCTAAAAGCGCACAGGAACTCATGTCCGCATTCTTCACCCTGACCAACCAGGGTGAGTACGAACAGGCAAAAGAGCTTCTGAAAAACTATTCCGGCTATGACAGCTTCACGGACGAACAACTTCAGGGCGTCCTGGAGGGGAGTTCGCTGGTCAATGACGACCGGCTGCGAGCAATGCTGGCATCCAGGATTCTTGTGAGAATGGAGCATTCCAACGAAACGGATCTCGTTGAAATACTTCAATTCTATGTCGCACTCTCGGAGGGCGGGGTGGACGAGGCGGTGGAGCGGATCCTGCATCTTGCCGACGAGATGAAGCTGACAGAGAAGCTGGTCTTCTTTCTGCTTTCGTATTCCGACGCGATCAGGGCGGCCATCACGAATGCCGGAACGGGCCACCGTTTCGATTGTCTTCTGGAAAAAATCGCAACGATATCGGATCGGAGATCGAACCGGGTCATGCTGGAGATCCAGCGCGACATGGCGCAGAAACTGTCACGCGCGCTGGGGCCGACCCCCGATTGCCTTGTGACCCTGCTCATCCCCGTGCATCGCGAGCAGGACCTGGAGAATATCAGGCAGAATGTCCTGAGGCAGACCTATTCGAACATGGAGGTCATCGTCCTGCCAAACGGGCCGCTCGCTGACGGTAGAAAGACCCAGGAGGTGCTTGGCTCGATGAGATCGACACGCATTGTCCCGGTTGCCCACGGGACGATCGGTCATATCCTGAATTCCGGCATGGCACTCGCCAAGGGCAAGTACATCCTGCGGATGGATTCCGATGACACCTACCTTCGAAACCATGTAGTGAATACAGTTCGGATACTCGAAGGAACAAAGGTTGACCTTGTTTACAAGAAATCTCACTTTGTGCACTTCGAGAAGATTGGCCGGGTCTATCTTATAAGCTCTGGAAAGTACTTCGACGAGGGGCTGGGTGGCACCGGCGGCACCCAAGGCTTTCGCACAGACATCCGGGAACGGTATCAGTACTGCGAGACGGTGGAACGAAGCGAAGACATCATCTTTGCCGAAAAGATAATGCGCGACGGGGGGACGGTCATAGCCGGCGACCCATTCGACTACATCATGAATCGCAAGGCCGACAAGTCACAGCACACCTGGCACGCATCTGACTTCCACCTTTTCGGCGAGCCTGTACTGATTGGAACATCGGAAGACATCATGGGTCTTTCCAAAGACGTAATATGA